From one Thalassobaculum sp. OXR-137 genomic stretch:
- a CDS encoding response regulator transcription factor — MRSLLIEDDTKSGAYIASSLREIGHVVDHLENGRDGLLQATLGEYDVLIVDRMLPGLDGLALVRTLRGARILTPILFLTAMDGVNDRVEGLNAGADDYLVKPFSFAELSARINALARRPCLREEVSVLTVGDLQMDLIRRIVTRAGQPIDLQRREFVLLEHLMRTAGRVQTRTMLLEAVWDIQFDPQTNVVESHVSRLRSKIDKPYETDMLRTVRGAGYVLQPGGHG, encoded by the coding sequence ATGAGATCCCTGCTCATCGAAGATGACACGAAATCTGGCGCCTATATTGCCTCAAGCCTGCGCGAGATTGGGCACGTCGTCGACCATCTGGAAAACGGTCGCGACGGCCTTCTCCAGGCAACCCTGGGCGAATACGACGTTCTGATCGTCGACCGGATGCTGCCCGGCCTGGACGGTCTGGCACTGGTCCGCACTCTGCGCGGCGCCAGGATCCTCACGCCGATACTCTTTCTGACGGCAATGGATGGCGTCAACGACAGGGTCGAAGGCCTGAATGCCGGAGCGGATGACTATCTCGTCAAACCGTTCTCGTTCGCCGAACTCTCCGCCCGTATCAACGCTCTGGCCCGACGGCCGTGCCTGCGTGAAGAGGTCAGCGTTCTGACGGTCGGGGATCTTCAAATGGACCTCATTCGCCGGATCGTCACCCGGGCGGGCCAGCCGATCGATCTTCAACGTCGCGAGTTTGTTCTGCTGGAGCACCTCATGCGCACCGCCGGACGGGTGCAGACCAGGACGATGTTGCTGGAGGCCGTCTGGGACATTCAATTCGATCCGCAGACCAATGTGGTCGAGAGTCATGTCAGCCGCCTGCGCAGCAAGATCGACAAGCCATACGAGACGGACATGCTCCGAACGGTGCGCGGCGCAGGCTATGTTTTGCAGCCGGGAGGGCACGGATGA
- a CDS encoding amidohydrolase family protein, with product MKPILKSLEHVLMGRRDFLGGTAALGVGAGLSAPAIVSRAGAAEPSVIALRDRDLPFIATEETYTTDELIALNAINDDHVEYLKETGLAEIGPGRVGAMDGAGINVQILSAHTPGVQNLPGQEGVDFAYRLNKMIADGPMAAYPGRFQAYATLPLQDPEASADELERAVREDGFVGAMTNGFIGKKFLDHPDFEPVLARAEALGVPIYLHPGFPPDEVFEIYYRITRPEYNKEYQDYIFSGSGYGWHQEVITQCLRLIMTGAFDRFPKLQMIIGHMGEGLPFFYERIVGDMGDVTEDALNKPLGQYFNDNFWYTTSAFFQDELLHLLLRYISVDRVMFGTDYPFADMKQGTDWFRAVDLPREAKEKIAFRNAETLFGIKV from the coding sequence ATGAAGCCGATCTTGAAGTCCCTAGAGCACGTGTTGATGGGGCGCCGCGACTTTCTGGGGGGCACGGCGGCCCTTGGTGTCGGTGCCGGATTGTCCGCACCCGCCATCGTCTCCCGCGCCGGCGCGGCGGAGCCGTCGGTCATCGCCCTACGAGACCGGGACCTGCCCTTTATCGCCACGGAAGAGACCTACACCACCGATGAGCTGATCGCGCTGAACGCGATCAACGACGATCACGTAGAGTACCTCAAGGAAACGGGTCTCGCCGAAATCGGCCCTGGCCGCGTCGGCGCGATGGACGGTGCGGGGATCAATGTTCAGATCCTCTCCGCACATACGCCGGGCGTGCAGAACCTCCCGGGCCAGGAAGGCGTCGATTTCGCCTATCGTCTCAACAAGATGATTGCCGATGGCCCGATGGCCGCCTATCCGGGCCGCTTCCAGGCCTATGCGACGTTGCCGCTGCAGGACCCGGAGGCATCGGCTGACGAACTGGAGCGCGCGGTTCGCGAAGATGGCTTTGTGGGAGCGATGACCAATGGATTCATTGGCAAGAAGTTCCTGGACCATCCCGATTTTGAGCCGGTTCTGGCGCGTGCCGAGGCCCTGGGGGTGCCGATCTACCTGCATCCGGGCTTCCCGCCCGATGAAGTCTTCGAGATCTACTACCGCATTACGCGGCCGGAATATAACAAAGAGTATCAGGACTACATCTTCAGTGGTTCTGGATATGGCTGGCACCAGGAAGTTATCACTCAATGCCTTCGCCTGATCATGACTGGGGCGTTCGACCGGTTCCCCAAACTGCAGATGATTATCGGGCACATGGGCGAGGGACTGCCGTTCTTCTACGAGCGTATCGTGGGGGATATGGGCGACGTGACCGAAGACGCGCTGAATAAGCCGCTCGGTCAATACTTCAATGACAATTTCTGGTACACGACCAGCGCCTTCTTCCAAGATGAACTTCTGCATCTTCTGCTGAGATACATCAGCGTGGATCGCGTCATGTTTGGTACGGATTACCCGTTTGCCGACATGAAGCAAGGAACCGACTGGTTTCGGGCCGTGGATCTGCCCCGGGAGGCCAAGGAAAAGATTGCGTTCCGAAATGCCGAGACGCTGTTCGGCATAAAGGTCTGA
- a CDS encoding MipA/OmpV family protein, translating to MNYMVCRNGVAAGLLMASVALPGVASAQDDWEFVIGAGVGYGSKYEGSDEMEAMFLPVVDVTWKDTVYLSTEDGLGAVVYDDNNFTVNVGFNYDWGREESDSSDLRGLGDVDGAVTANLSLEYDIGPVTPFLELTRHLGGTNGLEASFGVETMIPVSAFMGSESGSNGMRLGDEGESGPAFLAGLSSTWSDDKYMKNYFGVNSTQSARSGLQQYTAKSGLKSVTAELGFLYPVNENWEVMTMVEYSRLIGDAADSPISKDDGVVFGGLTVSYKF from the coding sequence ATGAACTACATGGTTTGTCGCAACGGCGTCGCGGCCGGACTGCTGATGGCGAGCGTTGCACTCCCCGGGGTTGCGTCGGCCCAAGACGATTGGGAGTTCGTGATCGGAGCCGGCGTGGGATATGGATCCAAGTACGAGGGCTCCGACGAGATGGAGGCCATGTTCCTTCCGGTCGTCGACGTCACTTGGAAGGACACGGTGTATCTTTCGACGGAAGATGGATTGGGTGCCGTCGTTTACGACGACAACAATTTCACCGTGAATGTCGGCTTCAACTACGACTGGGGGCGCGAGGAAAGCGACAGTTCCGACCTGAGAGGGCTCGGTGATGTCGATGGTGCGGTAACCGCAAACCTGAGCCTCGAATATGACATCGGCCCCGTGACCCCGTTCCTCGAACTGACCCGGCATCTCGGCGGCACCAACGGGCTGGAAGCGTCCTTCGGTGTCGAAACCATGATCCCCGTGAGCGCCTTCATGGGTAGCGAGTCCGGGTCAAATGGAATGCGGTTGGGCGACGAAGGCGAGAGCGGACCGGCGTTCCTGGCGGGCCTATCGTCGACTTGGTCCGACGACAAATACATGAAGAACTATTTCGGCGTGAACTCGACGCAGTCGGCGCGCTCTGGCCTGCAGCAGTACACAGCAAAGTCTGGCCTCAAGTCGGTCACTGCGGAACTCGGCTTCCTGTATCCCGTCAACGAGAACTGGGAAGTCATGACCATGGTCGAATACAGCCGCTTGATCGGTGACGCGGCCGATAGTCCGATCAGCAAGGACGATGGTGTTGTCTTCGGCGGGTTGACCGTTTCCTACAAGTTCTGA
- a CDS encoding response regulator, translated as MLPKNPHILVVDDHRNIREPLAKYLGENGFRVSMAANGAEMDAVVKAAYIDLIVLDILMPGEGGLEICRRIRETRDIPVILLTAVASETDRIVGLEIGADDYLTKPFNPRELLARIKGVLRRVHSLPKQYSGIEAGQIGFGTWVLDVDRQVLRKENGDQETALSTVEFRLLMTFLDHPKMVLSRDQLLDMVSSRAANVFDRSIDNQVSRLRKKIEADSKNPEIIKTVWGGGYMFTLDVARR; from the coding sequence ATGCTGCCGAAGAATCCTCACATCCTAGTCGTCGACGACCACAGGAATATCCGCGAGCCCTTGGCGAAGTATCTCGGCGAGAACGGGTTTCGGGTCTCCATGGCCGCCAATGGTGCCGAGATGGATGCTGTCGTTAAGGCAGCGTATATCGACCTGATCGTCCTCGACATCCTGATGCCGGGCGAAGGTGGGCTGGAGATCTGCAGGCGGATACGGGAGACCCGTGACATACCGGTCATTCTGCTGACAGCCGTGGCCAGTGAGACCGACCGAATTGTCGGACTGGAGATCGGCGCGGATGATTACCTGACCAAACCCTTCAACCCCCGTGAGCTCCTGGCGCGGATCAAGGGCGTGCTGCGACGCGTACACAGCCTACCCAAGCAGTATTCGGGAATTGAAGCGGGTCAGATCGGTTTCGGGACCTGGGTGCTCGACGTAGACCGGCAGGTCCTCAGGAAAGAGAACGGCGATCAGGAAACGGCGCTGAGTACGGTGGAGTTCAGGCTCCTAATGACCTTTCTCGACCATCCGAAGATGGTGCTCTCGCGCGATCAGTTGCTCGATATGGTCAGCAGCCGCGCGGCCAATGTGTTCGACAGGTCGATCGATAACCAGGTCAGCAGACTTCGCAAGAAAATCGAAGCGGATTCCAAAAACCCCGAGATCATCAAAACGGTGTGGGGTGGCGGTTACATGTTCACTCTGGACGTTGCCCGCCGATGA
- a CDS encoding HAMP domain-containing sensor histidine kinase, which translates to MILIIGTVLLSQAIILVVFYVKTDEGIQEQQVRMVIEEVATAYEIGRTTSGAEREKLLRATSDPDIQFHIDDLPLTQHRFDIPDDSVARIPAALSGIPIFATDNTVSSLSVWEFWFAKKIGDCLIAEAPSDQGITCPIDYVSVQLNETEWLNARVLSPVDELVILLPVILSAGLTLIGILLIVTIIVKRITAPLRQLSLAAERFGQGEAVGYIEVAGPDELRSTTIAFNTMQERLSRFVEDRTKMLAAVSHDLRTPITSLRLRAEFIKDPELKSEMIQTLQDMGSMVEGSLAFARQEVQEERSETIDLVETLLTLSREFPGVAFSTNLRTYSYLCRPVSLRRAIRNVLDNAVNYGSKVHLAVGPDDDGIAIEIIDEGPGVPDEMLDDIFEPFFRVDEGRNTEAGNVGLGLSIARTIVHKHGGTIRATNMHNGLRIGIWLPGQIISH; encoded by the coding sequence ATGATTCTGATCATCGGTACCGTGCTGCTGTCTCAAGCCATCATCCTCGTCGTCTTCTACGTCAAGACGGATGAAGGTATCCAGGAACAGCAGGTCAGAATGGTCATCGAGGAAGTCGCGACTGCTTATGAAATCGGGCGGACGACATCGGGAGCAGAACGCGAGAAACTCTTAAGAGCGACGAGCGATCCGGATATTCAGTTTCACATTGATGATCTTCCGCTTACTCAGCACAGGTTCGACATTCCGGATGACAGTGTTGCGCGCATCCCGGCCGCTCTATCCGGGATACCTATATTCGCCACCGATAATACGGTGTCGTCCTTGAGCGTCTGGGAGTTCTGGTTCGCGAAGAAAATTGGAGACTGCCTTATTGCGGAAGCGCCATCCGATCAAGGAATCACCTGCCCGATTGATTACGTTTCGGTGCAACTGAATGAGACGGAGTGGCTGAACGCCAGGGTTTTGTCGCCGGTCGACGAACTGGTGATTCTTCTGCCGGTCATTCTGTCCGCCGGCCTGACGCTCATTGGCATCCTGCTGATCGTCACGATCATCGTTAAACGCATCACGGCGCCATTGCGGCAATTGTCTTTGGCTGCCGAACGTTTTGGCCAAGGTGAGGCCGTCGGATATATCGAGGTGGCGGGGCCGGACGAGCTCAGATCCACGACGATCGCGTTCAACACGATGCAGGAACGCCTCAGCCGATTTGTCGAAGACCGAACGAAAATGCTGGCGGCCGTCAGTCACGACCTGCGGACACCCATCACCTCCCTCCGACTGAGAGCGGAATTCATCAAGGATCCAGAACTCAAGTCCGAGATGATCCAGACGCTTCAGGACATGGGCTCGATGGTCGAAGGCAGCCTGGCTTTCGCCAGACAGGAGGTCCAGGAAGAGAGAAGCGAGACGATCGATCTCGTCGAGACCCTATTGACTCTCTCAAGAGAGTTCCCCGGGGTGGCCTTTTCTACAAATCTGCGGACCTACAGCTATCTCTGCCGGCCGGTGTCATTGCGACGTGCCATTCGAAATGTGCTCGACAACGCCGTCAATTACGGAAGCAAGGTCCATTTGGCCGTCGGTCCAGATGACGATGGCATTGCGATCGAGATCATCGACGAGGGGCCGGGTGTGCCGGATGAGATGCTCGACGATATCTTCGAGCCATTTTTCCGGGTCGACGAAGGCAGAAACACGGAGGCCGGAAATGTGGGCCTCGGCCTGTCGATAGCACGGACGATCGTCCATAAGCACGGCGGAACCATACGGGCAACCAACATGCATAATGGGTTGAGAATAGGGATCTGGTTGCCGGGTCAGATTATTAGCCATTAA
- a CDS encoding LLM class flavin-dependent oxidoreductase: protein MRISILDQSVAASGRPQGAAIRDTLALARHCDTLGYHRFWVSEHHSHPTIVGTAPEILIAAIATQTTRLRVGSAGVMLPHYAPLKVAEQFRVLDALAPGRIDLGLGRAPGSDGRTAFALNPLANERPAQFPNDVADLMAWVHGEPLAENHPFRVVEAMPKGDTAPEIWILGSSTYGAQVAAHFGLPYSFAWFFTDGRGGQEALDIYRETYKPSVRHPTPNAGICVWALAAGTDEEAQYHYSSRARWQLYRDRGLYLPLDPPDLAMGYEYTDAERARIEELRRTAFVGAAPSVADRIRELAARTGVDELAIVTWTHDEQARRDSYSLLAVKLGLTTP from the coding sequence GTGCGCATATCAATTCTGGACCAGTCAGTGGCTGCCAGCGGCCGCCCGCAGGGGGCCGCGATCCGCGATACCTTGGCCCTTGCCAGACACTGCGACACTCTTGGCTATCACCGGTTCTGGGTGTCCGAGCATCACAGCCACCCGACGATTGTCGGCACCGCACCGGAAATCCTGATCGCCGCGATCGCCACGCAGACGACCCGTCTCCGGGTCGGCAGCGCCGGGGTGATGCTGCCGCACTATGCGCCGCTGAAAGTCGCGGAGCAGTTCCGGGTGCTCGACGCTCTGGCGCCGGGCCGCATCGACCTCGGGCTCGGGCGCGCGCCGGGATCGGACGGCCGGACCGCCTTCGCCCTGAACCCGCTGGCGAACGAGCGGCCGGCGCAGTTCCCGAACGACGTGGCCGACCTGATGGCCTGGGTTCACGGCGAACCGCTGGCAGAGAACCATCCCTTCCGGGTGGTCGAAGCCATGCCCAAGGGCGACACCGCGCCGGAGATTTGGATTCTCGGCAGCTCGACCTACGGCGCACAGGTCGCGGCGCATTTCGGGCTTCCGTACAGCTTCGCCTGGTTCTTCACCGACGGCAGAGGCGGTCAGGAAGCCCTGGACATCTACCGCGAGACCTACAAGCCGAGCGTCCGGCATCCGACCCCGAATGCTGGAATCTGTGTCTGGGCGCTGGCCGCCGGTACCGACGAAGAAGCGCAATATCACTACAGCTCCCGTGCCCGCTGGCAGCTTTACCGGGACCGCGGCCTGTATCTGCCGCTGGATCCGCCGGACCTCGCGATGGGCTATGAGTATACCGACGCCGAACGCGCGCGCATCGAAGAGCTGCGCCGCACCGCCTTCGTTGGCGCGGCTCCCAGCGTCGCCGATCGCATCCGCGAGTTGGCGGCTCGGACGGGTGTCGATGAGTTGGCCATCGTCACCTGGACCCACGACGAGCAGGCGCGCCGCGACAGCTACTCCCTGCTGGCCGTGAAACTGGGGCTGACGACCCCATAG
- a CDS encoding serine hydrolase, translated as MSKTRLMQGFPPSPETQVDLSNWRTAPYNRWAFHHVREIVPSADIPNDPESVAALPTASRDLDQLAVEGAGSLTEFLAATDTDGIVILHDGHIVFESYANGMDAFTPHILMSVSKSLLGLIAGILIEDGSLDPNAFVADYVPEIADTAYKGASVRHLLDMRAGVEFDENYLATSGAIIAYRKAQNWNPLDPGERPSDLRSFYASMTAPDGPHNGRFHYVSPNTDLLGWVIERASGQRYADLMSDRLWRPMGAERSAYITVDRLGAPRCAGGVCTTVRDLARVGQLLLQGGSRDGQQIIPAEWIDDLISGGDPDAWNEGDFVELFRRAPMRYRSKWYVQDGPAPLLFGFGVHGQNLFVDRTNQVVIAKVSSQAAPIDEERNDLTLRAVRAIVEALRG; from the coding sequence ATGTCCAAAACCCGCCTGATGCAGGGCTTTCCACCGTCTCCGGAGACACAGGTGGACTTGTCGAATTGGCGGACGGCTCCCTATAACCGCTGGGCCTTTCACCACGTGCGGGAGATCGTGCCCTCGGCCGATATTCCCAACGATCCCGAGTCTGTCGCAGCCCTGCCGACCGCATCGCGCGATCTCGATCAACTCGCCGTAGAAGGCGCGGGGTCGCTGACCGAGTTCCTGGCGGCGACCGATACCGATGGCATCGTCATCCTGCATGACGGCCACATCGTCTTCGAGAGCTACGCCAATGGCATGGACGCCTTCACCCCGCATATCCTCATGTCGGTGTCGAAATCGCTTCTCGGCCTGATTGCCGGTATCCTGATAGAGGACGGCAGTCTCGATCCGAACGCCTTTGTGGCCGACTACGTTCCCGAGATCGCCGACACGGCGTACAAAGGGGCCAGCGTTCGCCATCTGCTCGACATGCGGGCCGGTGTCGAATTCGACGAGAACTATCTGGCAACCTCCGGCGCAATCATCGCCTACCGCAAAGCGCAGAACTGGAACCCGCTCGACCCAGGAGAGCGACCGTCCGACCTACGAAGCTTTTACGCCTCCATGACCGCGCCGGACGGCCCGCACAACGGACGCTTCCACTATGTCTCCCCCAACACCGACCTGCTCGGCTGGGTCATCGAGCGCGCGAGCGGCCAACGCTACGCCGACCTCATGTCCGACCGCCTCTGGCGCCCCATGGGCGCGGAGCGCAGCGCCTACATCACGGTCGACCGGCTCGGTGCGCCACGGTGTGCGGGCGGCGTCTGCACAACGGTGCGCGACCTCGCCAGGGTCGGACAGCTGCTGCTGCAGGGCGGAAGCCGCGATGGCCAGCAGATCATCCCCGCCGAATGGATCGATGACCTGATTTCCGGCGGCGATCCCGACGCCTGGAATGAAGGCGATTTCGTCGAGTTGTTCCGAAGAGCGCCGATGCGGTACCGCAGCAAATGGTACGTGCAGGACGGCCCGGCCCCGCTCCTCTTTGGCTTTGGGGTTCACGGCCAGAACCTGTTCGTCGACCGCACGAACCAGGTCGTGATCGCCAAGGTCTCCTCGCAAGCGGCCCCGATTGACGAAGAGCGCAACGACCTCACACTCCGGGCGGTCAGGGCAATCGTGGAAGCCTTACGTGGGTGA
- a CDS encoding aminotransferase class I/II-fold pyridoxal phosphate-dependent enzyme codes for MKTNRPLAPETLAAQALGFIDPENGALVPPIHSATTFERPPGGIVGPGYNYTRTDNPTYAQVEALLARLEGGAEALVLASGMSAVTAPFLALGPGDHVVVQDVLYWGVRAWLNDFATHWGLKVQYVSAGDLDALRGAMRPGETKLVWVETPANPLWNVVDIAAAAEIAHAAGARLAVDSTVATPVLTRPLEHGADLVMHSATKFLNGHSDVLAGALITARDDEFWQRIRMVRKDLGMVIGPHEAWLLLRGMRTLHIRVRKACENALAIAEAMQAHPKITHVLYPGLPDHPGHVVARRQMQGGFSGMLSIRVAGGKEAALETMRRMAVFTSATSLGGTESLAEHRRSTEGPDSPVPDDLIRLAVGIEATEDLIEDLTQALDF; via the coding sequence ATGAAGACCAACAGACCGCTCGCCCCCGAAACCCTCGCCGCCCAGGCGCTCGGGTTCATCGATCCGGAGAACGGCGCCCTGGTGCCGCCGATCCACAGTGCGACGACCTTCGAGCGCCCGCCGGGCGGCATCGTCGGGCCCGGCTACAACTACACCCGCACCGACAACCCCACCTATGCCCAGGTCGAGGCGCTGCTGGCGCGGCTCGAGGGCGGGGCGGAGGCGCTGGTCCTGGCCTCGGGCATGTCGGCGGTGACGGCGCCCTTCCTGGCGCTCGGACCGGGCGACCATGTGGTGGTGCAGGACGTGCTGTACTGGGGCGTGCGCGCCTGGCTGAACGACTTCGCCACCCATTGGGGGCTGAAGGTGCAGTACGTGTCGGCCGGCGACCTGGACGCCCTGCGCGGCGCCATGCGGCCGGGCGAGACCAAGCTGGTCTGGGTCGAGACCCCGGCCAACCCGCTGTGGAACGTGGTCGACATCGCGGCGGCGGCCGAGATCGCCCATGCGGCCGGCGCCCGGCTGGCGGTCGACAGCACCGTCGCCACCCCGGTGCTGACCCGGCCGTTGGAGCACGGGGCCGATCTGGTGATGCACTCGGCGACCAAGTTCCTCAACGGCCATAGCGATGTGCTGGCCGGCGCCCTGATCACCGCCCGCGACGACGAGTTCTGGCAGCGCATCCGCATGGTCCGCAAGGACCTAGGCATGGTGATCGGCCCGCACGAGGCCTGGCTGCTGCTCCGCGGCATGCGCACCCTGCATATCCGCGTGCGCAAGGCCTGCGAGAACGCCCTGGCTATCGCCGAGGCGATGCAGGCCCATCCCAAGATCACGCACGTTCTTTATCCGGGCCTGCCGGACCATCCGGGCCACGTGGTGGCTAGGCGGCAGATGCAGGGCGGCTTCAGCGGCATGCTGTCGATCCGGGTGGCCGGCGGCAAGGAGGCGGCCCTGGAGACAATGCGCCGGATGGCGGTCTTCACCAGCGCCACCTCGCTCGGCGGCACCGAGAGTCTGGCCGAACACCGGCGTTCGACCGAGGGACCGGATTCGCCGGTGCCCGACGACCTGATCCGCCTGGCGGTGGGCATCGAGGCCACGGAGGACCTGATCGAGGACCTTACCCAGGCGCTCGATTTCTGA
- a CDS encoding XRE family transcriptional regulator: protein MTRDDPALDLIALGQRIRAMRKVQSLTLAALAERAEISVSMLSAVERGEKAATVLVLHRIATGLETSISRLVEDESPARAVVLRAGDQVVVPGPGGWTRRILSPVVPGVEFEMMQTTVPPKVDTGEYGPHPPGSHEYLLVEAGTLTVTLDDVPYRLEAGDAIYYDGASRHAYRNDGDETCRYVLAMMVRRAR, encoded by the coding sequence ATGACAAGAGACGATCCCGCCCTCGACCTGATCGCGCTCGGCCAGCGTATCCGAGCCATGCGCAAGGTCCAGTCCCTGACCCTGGCCGCGCTTGCCGAGAGGGCTGAGATCAGCGTCAGCATGCTGTCCGCGGTCGAGCGCGGCGAGAAAGCGGCGACGGTGCTGGTCCTGCACCGGATCGCCACCGGGCTGGAGACCTCCATTTCCCGGCTGGTGGAGGACGAGAGCCCGGCCCGCGCGGTGGTGCTGCGCGCCGGCGACCAGGTCGTCGTGCCCGGCCCCGGCGGCTGGACCCGGCGGATCCTCTCTCCGGTCGTGCCCGGCGTCGAGTTCGAGATGATGCAGACCACCGTGCCGCCTAAAGTGGATACCGGCGAATACGGCCCGCACCCGCCCGGCTCGCACGAATACCTGCTGGTGGAAGCCGGAACGCTGACGGTGACCCTGGACGACGTCCCCTACCGGCTGGAGGCGGGCGATGCGATCTATTACGACGGCGCCAGCCGCCACGCCTATCGCAACGACGGCGACGAGACCTGCCGCTACGTCCTGGCGATGATGGTGCGCCGGGCCCGGTGA
- a CDS encoding RES family NAD+ phosphorylase, translating into MTPLPPPLGSGEIRFWRLDQRRHAETWDAGEGAYRVGGRWNSKGVRAVYTSLDPSTAIIEVAVHKGFKVLDTTAHILTAARVIDPSVIRVVEPDEFPNPNWLVPGAHGPGQQAFGNRLLQDHLFVLVPSTVSRHSWNLIFAAERAKGYFDDVRQERFALDPRLHT; encoded by the coding sequence ATGACTCCTCTGCCGCCGCCGCTCGGATCCGGAGAAATTCGGTTCTGGCGGCTGGATCAGCGACGGCATGCGGAGACATGGGACGCTGGCGAAGGCGCGTATCGCGTCGGCGGCCGCTGGAACTCGAAGGGCGTTCGCGCGGTCTATACGTCGCTTGATCCCTCCACGGCGATCATCGAGGTGGCCGTGCATAAGGGGTTCAAGGTGTTGGATACCACGGCCCATATCCTGACAGCGGCGCGGGTGATCGATCCCTCCGTCATCCGGGTGGTCGAACCGGACGAGTTCCCGAACCCGAACTGGCTCGTGCCGGGCGCGCATGGTCCGGGCCAGCAGGCGTTCGGCAACCGGCTCCTGCAGGACCATCTGTTTGTACTGGTTCCATCCACGGTCTCCCGCCATAGCTGGAATCTGATCTTCGCTGCCGAGCGGGCCAAGGGTTACTTCGACGACGTGCGGCAGGAGCGATTTGCCCTGGATCCGAGGCTGCATACCTGA
- a CDS encoding antitoxin Xre/MbcA/ParS toxin-binding domain-containing protein, which yields MAEGVSMAAATDIDLGLEDAVRSPGADETVRAYRLLGGPKVTKHPVHTALDAHDLIVRGLPSTSLLHLVEAVTILATGDVLNKAIGISIRTLQRRKSDAKKKTLSPEQSSRAWRFAEIIAQATDVMGSQDAAEAWMLEPAIGLENRRPIDLLASAAGAEAVQDHLTRLEYGVYV from the coding sequence ATGGCGGAAGGTGTTTCGATGGCGGCCGCAACAGATATTGATCTCGGTTTGGAGGACGCGGTCCGCAGCCCTGGCGCGGACGAGACGGTCCGAGCCTATCGATTGCTGGGTGGGCCGAAGGTCACCAAGCATCCGGTTCACACTGCGTTGGATGCGCACGATCTGATCGTCCGGGGGCTTCCTTCCACATCCCTTCTTCATCTGGTCGAGGCGGTCACCATCCTCGCCACTGGCGACGTCCTGAACAAGGCGATCGGCATCAGCATCCGGACTTTGCAACGGCGCAAATCGGACGCGAAGAAGAAGACGCTCTCGCCGGAACAGAGTAGCCGGGCATGGCGCTTTGCGGAGATCATCGCCCAGGCGACCGATGTCATGGGCAGCCAGGATGCTGCGGAAGCCTGGATGCTGGAGCCGGCGATCGGACTTGAGAACCGCCGCCCAATCGATCTCCTGGCATCCGCTGCCGGTGCGGAGGCGGTGCAGGACCACCTGACACGGCTGGAGTACGGGGTCTACGTATGA
- a CDS encoding RSP_7527 family protein: MTSIDTRHAHLGAIATGTTDTADGARWTTATLSPKAIDQAVLHGRRLRAQAFAKAASGIGAWVVATVRSALGRRATNKLGCGECGDMMRA, translated from the coding sequence ATGACCAGCATCGACACAAGGCATGCCCATCTTGGCGCGATTGCGACCGGAACGACCGATACGGCCGACGGCGCTCGTTGGACAACGGCCACCCTCTCGCCCAAGGCCATCGACCAGGCCGTTCTCCATGGCCGGCGCCTGCGCGCCCAGGCCTTTGCCAAGGCCGCGTCCGGCATCGGCGCCTGGGTCGTCGCCACAGTCCGCTCGGCGCTCGGCCGTCGCGCCACCAACAAGCTGGGCTGCGGCGAATGCGGCGACATGATGCGGGCGTGA